A window of Methylomonas sp. 11b genomic DNA:
TGCGGATTAGTGCGCCGGCCAAGGCGGTGGGAATACTGACTCTATCCAACAACCAAAAATAACTGTCGCCGTATTTGCGCCGATACAAATACAAGGCCAGGATGATACCCAGTGTGGCGCCGTGACTTGCTAATCCACCTTCCCAGACTGCCAGAATCTTTAAGGGGTGCGATAAATAGTAGGCGGGATCGTAAAGCAGGGTATGCCCTAGACGCGCACCGACGATGGTCGCGATCACCATATACCAAAGCAGCGTATCAAGCTCTTCGATATTTTTGCCTTCGCGCTGATAAATCCATTGCATGGTCAAAAAACTGCCGACAAAGCCGGATGCGAACATCAAGCCGTACCAGCGAATTTTCAGAAAGCCGAAATCGACAAGAATGGGGTCAATATTCCAGATGAAGTGTTCCATGATTATGCGGGGAAGTGAGTACGGTTTAAGCAAATGACCGGCGATTCTAACGCCGACTGGGATTTTTCGCCGTTTATCTTTCGCTGGTCACGCAGGTTAATTTGGGTCGGCTACTTGAATTCTGCCGTCGACGATCCGTACCGGAAAGGTGGCAACATCTTCATAAGCCGGCGCGCATTTGACGGCGCCAGTTTTAACGCAAAACCGCGCCCCGTGACGCGGACAGACAATTTCATCGCCATCCAGCTCGCCGCTAGCGATTTCAGCACCATCATGGGTGCACACGTCTTCAATCGCGTAAAATTGATCATCGATTTTAAAAATTGCCACATCGGTACCGTCGACATCAACCAACACATGTTCGCCATTTGCCAGCGCCGATTCAGCTACCACATCAATCCAATCGCTCATGCTTGCCTCGTTTGGGTTTAAGTTTTACTGCCAATTCATTTCAGATAAACGTCGTATCGGAGCAATTTGCCCTGATAGCTTTCGCTGGGTTTGCCGCCTAAGGGTTCCGCGTAATCGGGACTTTTCACCACCACGCGCTTAGCGGTCGCCTGCCAGGCGGCAGCGAATAAGTCCGCCCTGTCCAGGTCATCACCTAAAATATCCCGCAGTATCGCCATCGATTTTCGCGTCGCAGCGGTTTGTTTACGCTTAGTAGGAAACATCGGGTCCAGATAAATACAATCCGGTGCTTCCGATAAACCGCCCAGTAATTCGATGGCGTTACCGACCATCAGCGTGGGCGCTTGCAATTGACGATTCTTCATCCAGTCTTTTTGCGCCAGACGCTGAAAACCATCCTTGATCAACTCGGCCATAATCGGCGAGCGCTCAATGCACTGCACTTCATAACCCATGCGAAACAAGGCCAAGCTGTCCTGTGCCCATCCCGTTGTGGCGTCGATAATGGTTTTGGTTTTCTTGCCAACGGCCTGCGCCAACAAATCTTTTTTGGGGGCTGGATAGGAATGTTGCTCGCCGGGACGCGGATCGATTTCGACTATCAAGCCGCCTTTTTTCAAGGTTTGCTTATCCAGCAGTTTTAGGCAGCCGTCACGATAACAAAGAAAACACCCTTGCAGGAATTCGGTAGGTAGCTCTGACAAAGCCAGCAAGGGCCAAGCCAAGCGCTCGGATAACGCCTGACTGGCGGATAACACCGAGTCATCGGCATAGACCACCGCCCCCTTGTCCGAGAACACCACCACGAGCGATAAATTACTCGGTGGAAATTGACTGGGCTTCGTTTTTCAAAGCAGCATCTAAGGTATGCCAAGCCAGCGTGGCGCATTTCACCCGGGCCGGATATTCGCGCACCCCAGCCAACACGGCCAGTTTGCCGATGGCTTCTAGGTTAATATCTTCAGTTTTACCCGTCGTCATTTCATGAAACTGCTTGAACAAAGTGTCGGCCTCGGTTTCAGTTTTACCTTTGACGATTTCAGTCATTAATGACACGGAAGCCGTGGAAATCGCGCAACCGGAGCCTTGGAAACTGGCGTCGCTAATCACGTGATCGTCAATTTTCAAAAACAGCGTCAGCCTATCGCCGCACAAAGGATTGAAACCTTCCACTTGGCGATTGGCATTTTCCATCACCCGAAAATTACGGGGATTACGGTTGTGGTCGAATATGACCTCTTGGTATAGATCGCGTAAATCTTCAAACATTAGCCAAACACCTCTATTAAGGATTTGATGCCTTGCATCAACACATCGATTTCTTGACGGGTATTGTACATGGCAAACGAAGCCCGCGCCGTGGCGGGTACGCCGTAAAAGTCCATCACCGGCATGGCGCAGTGGTGACCGGCGCGAATTGCGATGCCCAAACTGTCCAGCATGGTGCCGATGTCGTGCGGATGAATCCGATCCAGGGTAAACGACAAGATGCCACCCTTGTGCGCCGCCTGTCCTATGATGTTCAGGCCTTTAATCTGCTCGGCTTGCTGAGTAGCGTAATCCAACAACTCTGCTTCGTAAGCGGCGACCTTATCCATGCCAATGGCATTGATGTAATCAATCGCCGCGCCCAAGCCAATGATTTCGGCAATGGCCGGGGTGCCCGCTTCGAATTTATGCGGCAGGCCGGCGTACTCGGTTTTTTCAAAAGTCACCTGCCGAATCATGTCACCTCCACCCTGATAAGGCGGCATAGCTTCCAGCAAAGCTTGCTTTCCATACAGCACACCGGTGCCGGACGGTCCATAAAGTTTGTGCCCGGAAAACACATAAAAGTCGCAATCCAAGGCTTGTACATCCACCGCCATATGCGGAATCGCTTGCGCGCCGTCCAGCAACACCGGAATGCCTTTAGCGTGGGCGGCAGCTATAATTTTTTCCACCGGATTGATCGTACCCAAGGCGTTGGACATCTGAGTGATAGCGACCAATTTGGTTTTGGCGTTCAACAATTGCTCAAACTCGTCGAACAGCAACTCGCCTTGCTGATTCATAGGCGCTACCTTCAATACCGCCCCCATCTGCTGGCAAAGCATTTGCCAAGGCACGATATTGGCGTGATGCTCCATCGCGCTAATCACGATTTCATCGCCGGCTTGCAGTTGCGATTTGCCGTAACTCTGCGCGACCAGGTTTATCGCCTCGGTCGCACCGCGCACGAAGATAATCTCTTTGGTGCTGGCAGCATTGATAAACGCTCTAACCTTTTCCCGCGCGCCTTCAAACTTGTCCGTAGCCCGCACGCTTAAAGTGTGCACACCACGATGGATGTTGGCGTATTCGTGGCTATAGGTGTACACGATACTGTCGATCACCGCTTGCGGCTTCTGGCAACTGGCGGCGTTATCCAAATAAACCAAAGGCTTGTTACGGATGGTTTCGCCGAGGATAGGGAAATCGGCGCGGATTTGTTTTACTGGAAATATGCTCATCGCTAACTGTTTGGTTTAATTGATTTCGTCTTTAGTAAACACTAGAATCGAGATAGTCGATTCGATAAATGGATAAAACTATGGTCGCTGTCTTTCCGCAAAAACACCTTACCGACATCGCCGAGTGGCACCGCATGGGGGAAGCCGGGATTTTCCCGCCGGAAACCCGTATGGAACTCATCGAAGGAGAAATCTTACACATGGCGCCGATAGGATTTAATCATGCAGGACATGTTACCCGGTTAACTCGTTACTTCTTCCGTTTGTTGGATGACACCGTTTCGATTCGGTCTCAAAACCCCATCCAACTTGGCGATCTATCCGAACCCGAACCTGATTTAGTCTTGGTAAAGCCTGATACCGACGACTACACGACTCGCCATCCCGCAGCCTCGGACGTGCTGCTGTTGGTCGAAGTCTCCGACAGCACCCTGCGCTTCGACCGTACCCAAAAACTGCGCCTCTACGCCGGTCACAACATCCCGGAATACTGGATCGTTAACCTGATCGACCACTGCCTAGAGGTTTATCGACAACCGCAGGACGGCGACTATCTGGATAAATCCGTAGTGACAAAAGCCGATAGCATCAATCTCGTGGCTTTACCGGCGCTTCAAGTCTCTATCGCTTCGATCTTATAAACTGATCGCCGGAAACCGCTCCAACAACTCTTTCAACAGCAAGGCTTTTAATTCGGCGTTCTCAACCTTATCCACCATCTCATTGGCAAACGCAAAGGTCAGAATGTTTCTGGCCGCCTCTTCATCCAGCCCTCGTGATTGCAGATAAAACACCGATTTTTCTTCCAACTGCCCTACCGTCACTCCGTGCGAACACTTTACGTCGTCGGCATAAATCTCCAACTGCGGCTTGGTGTCTACTTCCGCGTCCGCCGATAACAGTAGGTTGCGATTATTCATTTCCGAATCGGTCTGCTGGGCATCCTCCGCCACGACCACCCGACCTTGAAACACCCCGCGCGCCTTGTTATCCAATACGCCTTTGTAAAACTCGCGACTAATACCGTGCGGCTTTAGATGGTTGATGCGGGTGTGATTATCGATATGTTGGCGTTTATTGGCCACGAACAAACCGTTCAAAGAACATTCCGCTGCGGTATCCAAATCGCTATGAATATCGCTGCGCGCTAAACCGCTACCCAAAGCAAAATTATGATGATTAAAGCGGCTATCTCGGGCCTGCTTAACGTAAGTGCCACCAAAATGCTGGGCTTTTTCGCTTTCAAGCTGGACTTTGTAAAGCGTCAAACCGGCATTGTTGCCCAACAGGCATTCACTGACGGAGGCGGTGAAATAGCTATCGACGCTGCCGACATAGGTTTCGATAATTTCCGCTTCGGCTTGCTCATTCAGGACAAACAAATTCCGTGTTGCTGCCAGCGCATCGGCTTGGGTAACCACGTGCAGAATCTGCAGAGGCTTTTCCAATTGCTGCTTAGGCCCCACTTCGATCACCACACCGTCGGCGAACCAGGCATTATTGAACGCCACTAGATTATGTTCAGTGCTAGTGACGGCTTGACCCAATCGGCTTTCCAACCATGCCGGACGGTCTTGCAAAGCCTGTTTAAGACTGGAAACAGACACTTTGTCTGACAAGTCTTGCAGGCGCGACAAGGACTCGGAAAACTGACCGTTGACCACTACCACAGTCGCTGTGTCATCCAATCGGTACTGATTCAACCAGTCTTCATCGACTGTCTGGCTGGCGCTGGGAGCAAACAGGGTTTTATTCAGCGCCGACAAATTGGTGTAACGCCACTCTTCCTCTCGATTGCCAGGAAAGCCGCTGACGCCAAAAGCCTGCAAGGCCTCTTTTCTAAAGCCTTGCAGCCAAGGCAAATCCAGCCCCGGCAAGCTCGCCGCCAAGCGGGAATATTCCGTTAAATACGCTGCGCCGCTCATGCCGCTTGCCCTTCCAGCCAGCTATAACCGCGTTCTTCCAACTCCAGCGCCAGTTCCGGCCCACCGGATTTAACAATCTTGCCGTCGGCCAACACATGCACCACGTCGGGCTTGATGTAGTCCAGCAGACGTTGGTAATGGGTGATCATCAAGAATGAACGCTCGGGGTTACGCAAGGAGTTCACGCCTTCGGAGACGATACGCAGCGCGTCGATATCCAAACCGGAATCGGTTTCGTCGAGGATGCAAAGCTTGGGCTCCAATATGGCCGCCTGCAAAATCTCGTTACGTTTCTTCTCCCCGCCGGAAAAGCCTTCGTTAACCGCTCGGTATAAGAATTTTTCGTCCATCTGCAGCAGCTTGACCTTACTTTTCACAATGGTCAGAAAATCCATCGCATCCACTTCCGGCAAACCCTGATGTTTGCGCATGGCATTCAGCGCCGCTTTCAACAAATAGATATTGCTGACACCGGGAATTTCCACCGGGTATTGAAAGGCCAGAAACACCCCTTCACGGGCGCGGATTTCCGGAGCCAATTCCAAGAGGTCTTTACCGTTATAGGTCACACTACCTTCAGTGACCGTGTAACCGGCTTTACCAGACAACACATGCGACAAGGTGCTCTTGCCGGCGCCGTTAGGGCCCATGATGGCGTGAACTTCACCTGGGTTTATGTCCAGGGTTAGGCCTTTTAGTATGGGTTTGTCGTTGATGGTTACGTGGAGATTTTTTATGCTGAGCATACGTATGGTCACCTAAGTTTTTTTAAATAATTCCGAACCTAATCTTTCCCACGCTCCGGCGTGGGAACGCAGCTTTTGACGCTCCAGCGTCATCATTAGCCTAGCTAGGTTGAATAACCCAGCATTTAAATCTTTGTTATGTGTCGCTATCGCGACGGATTGTTTTGACGTCGGGTCTCGGCCCGACAGCCGAGATACTTTTCTTTGCTTGTCCAAAGAAAAGTATCCAAAAGAAAAGACACCCGGACGCCGCTTGTTTCCTGCGCTCCGAAGCTTCTGAACGGGGTTGCCGAAAGGGGCTTCCTGCCCCTTCGACAACGTGCGGCATCCCTGCCGCACCCCTACGGGCTATTCCGTTCAAAAGCTCCGGTGCTCGGCGCGGCATACGGGGCCAAAACCATCCGCCGCCGAAAGCTATCCATGCTAAAAAATCAAAATGCGTAGGATGTGCTGAACGTAGTGAAGCGCATCTGTCGCGAACGATGCGCCTCCTATCGTCGGCAGCATCCCACATCCAATACAAACAAGATAATCTAACCACTATCAATCCCGCGTCGGGGTTACTCCCGTTATTCCGCCCCGAGCATCGCAGCTTTTGGCGAGATTGGCCCGCAGGGGAGCGGCAGGGATGCCGCTCGTTTTCGGAGGGGCTGGGAAGCCCCTTCCGAAAACCCTCGCCAAAAGCGAGACGCGCAGGATAAAGGCGGAATTCCGGGTGGCCTTTTCTTTGGATACTTTCTTTTGGCCAAGCAAAAGAAAGTATCTCGGCTGTCGGGCCGATACCCGACTTTTAAATAAACCGGTCGCGATAGCGACACCTTACCCCAGTTGATTCCATTCATGGTTCGACAAGCTCACCACGAACGGAATCAACTCGCCACCACCAACAGCTCACAAAATCCAATTTACCCAACCGCCCCCTCAAGACTAATCCCCAACAATGCCTGCGCCTCAACCGCAAATTCCATCGGCAACTCCTTAAACACTTCCTTACAAAATCCATTCACAATCATCGACACCGCATCTTCAGCAGACAAACCACGTTGTTGGCAAAAGAACAATTGATCTTCACTGATCTTGGAGGTGGTGGCTTCGTGCTCAATCTGCGCGGTCGGCTGTTTCACTTCCACATAAGGGAACGTGTGTGCGCCGCATTTATCACCAACCAACAGCGAATCACATTGGGTATGGTTACGAGCGTTTTCAGCAGACTTAGCGACTTTCACCAAACCACGATAAGTGTTTTGCGCCCGACCGGCGGAAATACCCTTGGACACGATGGTGCTGCGGGTGTTTTTGCCGATGTGGATCATCTTGGTGCCGGTGTCGGCTTGTTGCAAGTTGTTGGTCAACGCCACTGAATAAAACTCGCCGACCGAATCATCGCCTAGCAATACGCAACTTGGGTATTTCCAGGTGATCGCCGAGCCGGTTTCGACTTGGGTCCAGGACACTTTGGAATTGTGACCGCGGCACTCGGCGCGCTTAGTCACGAAGTTATAGATGCCGCCCTTGCCGTCCTTGTCGCCCGGATACCAGTTTTGGACGGTGGAATATTTGATCTGGGCATTATCCAGCGCCACCAGTTCTACCACCGCCGCATGCAGTTGGTTTTCGTCGCGCATTGGCGCGGTGCACCCTTCTAAGTAGGAGACATGCGAACCTTCGTCGGCGATGATCAGGGTTCTTTCAAATTGGCCAGTGTTGGCGGCGTTGATCCGAAAATAGGTCGACAACTCCATCGGGCAGCGCACACCTTTGGGGATGTATACAAAAGAACCGTCGGTAAACACAGCGGCATTCAATGCCGCGAAAAAGTTATCGCCCGTCGGCACTACGCTACCGAGGTATTGCTTCACTAAGTCCGGATGTTCATGCAAGGCTTCGGAAATCGGGCAGAAAATCACCCCGGCATCTTTCAATTTGCCTTTAAAAGTGGTGGCTACCGACACACTGTCGAACACTGCGTCGACTGCGATACCAGCCAAGCGCTCTTGTTCGTCGAGCGGGATGCCGAGCTTTTTATAAGTATCCAGCAATTCCGGATCGACTTCATCAAGGCTTTTCGGGCCGGCTTTCTTTGACTTTGGCGCCGAGTAGTAACTAATGGACTGATAATCGATAGGATCGATTTTCAGTTGCGCCCAGTCTGGCGAGGGCATGGTCTGCCAATGCCGGAAGGCTTTCAGCCGGTATTCCAGCATGAATTCCGGCTCGTTTTTGACTTTGGACAGCCGACGAATCACGTCTTCGTCCAGGCCTGGCGGAAACGTATCGACTTCCAGTTCGGTCACAAAGCCTTGTTTGTATTCCTGACTGATGAGATGTTCAATTTCTTGGGCGCTAGTAGACATAATCGTTTTCAATAATTAGCGAAACAACTGGTTAACCGGAATGGAGACTTCTTCCGGCGGCTTAAACGGCAAAATCAAATCAGCCAAGGTTACCGATTCCAGGGCATTGGCGATCTTTTGGTTGATCAAATGCCAATTGCCCTGAATCCGGCAACCACTGGCTTGATCGCAACTCTTGTGCGATACGGTACATTCAGTCAGGGCAATCGGCCCTTCCAGAGCAAAAATCACGGTGGCCACGCTGATCCGGCTAGGCTCTTTAGCCAAGGCGTAGCCGCCTTTTGCGCCGCGCATAGACACCAACACACCTGCCTTGAGCAATATCTTTAAGATCTTACTTACCGTTGGCTGCGAGATGCCGGTGGCCTCAGCAATTTCTAAAGCCCCATGCACACAACTCCTGTCCCTTGCCATGTAGCTCAAGATCACCGTGGCATAGTCTGTTAGCTTGCTCAACCTTAACATCGCGCTCCCTTTACATTTAGGACTATTTTAGTCTTATTTAAATCCTTAGTAAACAGCTTGGTTATTAAAGATCTTATTTTCCCATGAACACCGTTATCTTGTGAGTTCTCGTACACGGCGTTATCTGGTTCAGCATCGGGGAAAAACAGCTTGCAACAACTTTTCCCTGAAAATCTTGGTTTTTTGCAATACACTTCTTAAGAGAACGAAACGCACTCCATTTGATAAAAGCCATGACCCAAACTCGCAGCCCTATTGTTTTGATGTACCACGGTACGCCCGACGCTCAACCCGAGTCGCATTACTCGATAAGCGCGGACTTGTTTGCGAAGCATTTGCGGTATCTAAAGCAAGAAGGTTGGACAACGGTTTTGTTCAAAGACTTGCAAAGTACCAAATCGCTACCTGAAAAAAGTGTGGTCATTACTTTTGATGATGGCTACGAAGACAACTATCCGGGGGCTTTTTTGCCTCTGATGGTACTTGGGATGAAGGCCACATGGTTTATCGCTACCGATTGCATCGGCGGTCATGCCCATTGGCTAGGCAAACCATCAACTCAGACACGGATGCTAACGACGGAACGACTGCTTGAAATGCATGCAGCCGGAATGGAAGTTGCTTCGCACACCTGCTCGCATCCAGACCTATCGATACTCAGCGCAGACCAACAACAGTTCGAACTTTCAAAAGCCAAAGCTGTCCTCGAAGATTTATTGTCGACCCAAGTCAGCAGCCTGGCCTATCCCTTTGGCAGATTCAACTCGGATTCGATCACTTTGGCCGAACGGACAGGCTATAGCATGGCTTGTACCACCCGTCCCGGCTGG
This region includes:
- the lgt gene encoding prolipoprotein diacylglyceryl transferase; the protein is MEHFIWNIDPILVDFGFLKIRWYGLMFASGFVGSFLTMQWIYQREGKNIEELDTLLWYMVIATIVGARLGHTLLYDPAYYLSHPLKILAVWEGGLASHGATLGIILALYLYRRKYGDSYFWLLDRVSIPTALAGALIRIGNFFNSEILGIPTDLPWGVVFSRINPLPRHPVQLYEAVCYLMIYLISLAIYKKQADKPGFVFGCFISMLFTVRFFLEYFKTEQAMYDTGVMFTTGQLLSVPFVLAGIGCIVWSLKNRQPNPVA
- a CDS encoding SUF system Fe-S cluster assembly regulator, with product MLRLSKLTDYATVILSYMARDRSCVHGALEIAEATGISQPTVSKILKILLKAGVLVSMRGAKGGYALAKEPSRISVATVIFALEGPIALTECTVSHKSCDQASGCRIQGNWHLINQKIANALESVTLADLILPFKPPEEVSIPVNQLFR
- the sufB gene encoding Fe-S cluster assembly protein SufB; translated protein: MSTSAQEIEHLISQEYKQGFVTELEVDTFPPGLDEDVIRRLSKVKNEPEFMLEYRLKAFRHWQTMPSPDWAQLKIDPIDYQSISYYSAPKSKKAGPKSLDEVDPELLDTYKKLGIPLDEQERLAGIAVDAVFDSVSVATTFKGKLKDAGVIFCPISEALHEHPDLVKQYLGSVVPTGDNFFAALNAAVFTDGSFVYIPKGVRCPMELSTYFRINAANTGQFERTLIIADEGSHVSYLEGCTAPMRDENQLHAAVVELVALDNAQIKYSTVQNWYPGDKDGKGGIYNFVTKRAECRGHNSKVSWTQVETGSAITWKYPSCVLLGDDSVGEFYSVALTNNLQQADTGTKMIHIGKNTRSTIVSKGISAGRAQNTYRGLVKVAKSAENARNHTQCDSLLVGDKCGAHTFPYVEVKQPTAQIEHEATTSKISEDQLFFCQQRGLSAEDAVSMIVNGFCKEVFKELPMEFAVEAQALLGISLEGAVG
- the sufD gene encoding Fe-S cluster assembly protein SufD, translated to MSGAAYLTEYSRLAASLPGLDLPWLQGFRKEALQAFGVSGFPGNREEEWRYTNLSALNKTLFAPSASQTVDEDWLNQYRLDDTATVVVVNGQFSESLSRLQDLSDKVSVSSLKQALQDRPAWLESRLGQAVTSTEHNLVAFNNAWFADGVVIEVGPKQQLEKPLQILHVVTQADALAATRNLFVLNEQAEAEIIETYVGSVDSYFTASVSECLLGNNAGLTLYKVQLESEKAQHFGGTYVKQARDSRFNHHNFALGSGLARSDIHSDLDTAAECSLNGLFVANKRQHIDNHTRINHLKPHGISREFYKGVLDNKARGVFQGRVVVAEDAQQTDSEMNNRNLLLSADAEVDTKPQLEIYADDVKCSHGVTVGQLEEKSVFYLQSRGLDEEAARNILTFAFANEMVDKVENAELKALLLKELLERFPAISL
- a CDS encoding class I SAM-dependent methyltransferase, which encodes MVVFSDKGAVVYADDSVLSASQALSERLAWPLLALSELPTEFLQGCFLCYRDGCLKLLDKQTLKKGGLIVEIDPRPGEQHSYPAPKKDLLAQAVGKKTKTIIDATTGWAQDSLALFRMGYEVQCIERSPIMAELIKDGFQRLAQKDWMKNRQLQAPTLMVGNAIELLGGLSEAPDCIYLDPMFPTKRKQTAATRKSMAILRDILGDDLDRADLFAAAWQATAKRVVVKSPDYAEPLGGKPSESYQGKLLRYDVYLK
- a CDS encoding Uma2 family endonuclease encodes the protein MDKTMVAVFPQKHLTDIAEWHRMGEAGIFPPETRMELIEGEILHMAPIGFNHAGHVTRLTRYFFRLLDDTVSIRSQNPIQLGDLSEPEPDLVLVKPDTDDYTTRHPAASDVLLLVEVSDSTLRFDRTQKLRLYAGHNIPEYWIVNLIDHCLEVYRQPQDGDYLDKSVVTKADSINLVALPALQVSIASIL
- the sufU gene encoding Fe-S cluster assembly sulfur transfer protein SufU → MFEDLRDLYQEVIFDHNRNPRNFRVMENANRQVEGFNPLCGDRLTLFLKIDDHVISDASFQGSGCAISTASVSLMTEIVKGKTETEADTLFKQFHEMTTGKTEDINLEAIGKLAVLAGVREYPARVKCATLAWHTLDAALKNEAQSISTE
- a CDS encoding cysteine desulfurase, which codes for MSIFPVKQIRADFPILGETIRNKPLVYLDNAASCQKPQAVIDSIVYTYSHEYANIHRGVHTLSVRATDKFEGAREKVRAFINAASTKEIIFVRGATEAINLVAQSYGKSQLQAGDEIVISAMEHHANIVPWQMLCQQMGAVLKVAPMNQQGELLFDEFEQLLNAKTKLVAITQMSNALGTINPVEKIIAAAHAKGIPVLLDGAQAIPHMAVDVQALDCDFYVFSGHKLYGPSGTGVLYGKQALLEAMPPYQGGGDMIRQVTFEKTEYAGLPHKFEAGTPAIAEIIGLGAAIDYINAIGMDKVAAYEAELLDYATQQAEQIKGLNIIGQAAHKGGILSFTLDRIHPHDIGTMLDSLGIAIRAGHHCAMPVMDFYGVPATARASFAMYNTRQEIDVLMQGIKSLIEVFG
- the sufC gene encoding Fe-S cluster assembly ATPase SufC → MLSIKNLHVTINDKPILKGLTLDINPGEVHAIMGPNGAGKSTLSHVLSGKAGYTVTEGSVTYNGKDLLELAPEIRAREGVFLAFQYPVEIPGVSNIYLLKAALNAMRKHQGLPEVDAMDFLTIVKSKVKLLQMDEKFLYRAVNEGFSGGEKKRNEILQAAILEPKLCILDETDSGLDIDALRIVSEGVNSLRNPERSFLMITHYQRLLDYIKPDVVHVLADGKIVKSGGPELALELEERGYSWLEGQAA
- a CDS encoding non-heme iron oxygenase ferredoxin subunit, with protein sequence MSDWIDVVAESALANGEHVLVDVDGTDVAIFKIDDQFYAIEDVCTHDGAEIASGELDGDEIVCPRHGARFCVKTGAVKCAPAYEDVATFPVRIVDGRIQVADPN
- a CDS encoding polysaccharide deacetylase family protein is translated as MFKDLQSTKSLPEKSVVITFDDGYEDNYPGAFLPLMVLGMKATWFIATDCIGGHAHWLGKPSTQTRMLTTERLLEMHAAGMEVASHTCSHPDLSILSADQQQFELSKAKAVLEDLLSTQVSSLAYPFGRFNSDSITLAERTGYSMACTTRPGWFDSEPNPYLVRRIAIFSGDSVSTLARKLNFADNDVSWKKMTRYYANRVWDKLVHTI